Proteins encoded by one window of Thermodesulfobacteriota bacterium:
- a CDS encoding prepilin-type N-terminal cleavage/methylation domain-containing protein: MKRSGFSLIELIMAIVLVAILAAVLSPMIFKGGATVNLGAAARKLGDDIRYAQALAMARHKLPTPSSIPNPSFRYRMEFDTGTDTYTIVNDADNDDDWGEAGESVKNPSTGENSFSVQLNSGEYAGIEITPGGFGDSYLEFDTFGAPYGSGGKLTAPASLTLTASGETATITVTPATGKVTVQ, encoded by the coding sequence ATGAAGAGGTCGGGTTTCAGCCTGATAGAGCTCATCATGGCCATCGTGCTGGTGGCCATACTCGCCGCAGTGCTCTCTCCCATGATATTCAAGGGCGGGGCGACCGTTAACCTCGGGGCCGCGGCCAGGAAGCTCGGGGACGACATCCGCTACGCCCAGGCACTGGCAATGGCCAGGCACAAGCTCCCCACCCCCTCTTCAATCCCCAACCCCTCTTTCCGATACAGGATGGAATTCGACACGGGCACCGACACCTATACCATCGTAAACGACGCGGACAACGACGACGACTGGGGGGAGGCGGGCGAGAGTGTCAAGAACCCCTCCACCGGGGAAAACTCCTTCAGCGTACAGCTTAACTCCGGCGAATACGCCGGCATTGAGATAACCCCCGGGGGCTTCGGCGACAGCTACCTTGAGTTCGACACCTTCGGCGCCCCGTACGGCAGCGGGGGGAAGCTTACCGCCCCCGCGTCCCTGACCCTCACCGCCTCCGGCGAGACCGCCACCATAACCGTGACCCCCGCCACCGGGAAGGTGACGGTCCAGTAG
- a CDS encoding type II secretion system protein: MTENLKPTPKPTSISTPASGFTLIETIMIIVLLAILGSGILIYFFSIAGSGGQVITVQAVELAEDKVEEVLSEKNTSFSGVVSEASAAFSAPMDDFTSEVDVFCVAEADLDASSGTIPDCTDSDINAKRITVTVSWSKGGGGSVSLVTVVSDH, translated from the coding sequence ATGACAGAGAACTTAAAACCGACCCCGAAGCCTACATCGATATCGACACCCGCCTCGGGCTTCACTCTGATCGAAACGATAATGATCATCGTGCTCCTGGCCATCCTGGGCTCGGGCATCCTCATCTACTTCTTCAGCATCGCCGGTAGCGGCGGGCAGGTCATTACGGTCCAGGCGGTCGAGCTCGCCGAAGACAAGGTGGAGGAAGTGCTCTCCGAGAAGAATACGAGTTTTAGCGGGGTGGTGTCCGAGGCGTCGGCCGCGTTCTCGGCCCCCATGGACGACTTCACGAGCGAGGTGGACGTCTTCTGCGTGGCCGAGGCCGACCTGGACGCCTCCTCCGGCACCATACCCGACTGTACGGACTCGGACATAAACGCAAAGAGGATTACGGTCACGGTCTCCTGGAGCAAAGGGGGAGGGGGGAGCGTGAGCCTCGTAACCGTGGTATCGGACCACTAA
- a CDS encoding prepilin-type N-terminal cleavage/methylation domain-containing protein codes for MIKRKDSGFTVIEIVMVIVLMAIIATVAAMIILQGARSFGDMDVRRELTAEGRLAIERMAREIRLVGCTTSGIACTPTGEITTYTDTDFAFENVNYETRRLQFTSGSLKLTEGLTETVLADNVTGLDFDYLDTSDGDAASVGDVWSIRATLTLSKKGQTLNFRVRVHPRSFR; via the coding sequence ATGATAAAGAGAAAAGACAGCGGCTTCACCGTGATAGAGATAGTCATGGTCATCGTGCTCATGGCCATTATCGCCACGGTGGCGGCCATGATCATACTCCAGGGGGCAAGGTCTTTCGGAGATATGGACGTAAGGAGGGAGCTTACGGCCGAGGGAAGGCTCGCCATTGAGAGGATGGCAAGGGAGATAAGGCTTGTCGGATGCACCACATCCGGTATCGCCTGCACCCCCACAGGAGAGATTACTACCTATACGGATACTGACTTCGCATTCGAGAACGTAAACTACGAGACGAGACGCCTCCAGTTCACCTCCGGGAGCCTGAAGCTAACCGAGGGATTGACCGAGACCGTGCTCGCCGATAACGTGACGGGGTTAGACTTCGACTACCTTGACACCTCCGACGGGGACGCGGCCTCGGTCGGCGACGTATGGTCGATAAGGGCGACGCTCACCCTTTCGAAAAAGGGACAGACACTCAACTTCAGGGTAAGGGTCCACCCGAGGAGTTTTAGATGA